The genome window TGAAAAAGATCTCTTCGTCTCCGACCGGTACTACCGTGAAAATCCAGTTTATGGATTGAGCTCTTTGCCTAGTTTTATAAATCCGTTCCCGGCTGGTTTTACTTATGAGATAAAGATGTTAAAGACCTTATCTCGTAAATGGGTGGAAAGAGGTATTCACGTAAATCCTAGAGAAGAAGCCTGGGTAAAACAATCTATCATGATTTATTTAATGATGGAATACCAGCAGTTGTATTATCCTGACCTAAAAATAGGCGGCAAACTCAGTGACGTATGGGGAATAAGAGGCTTTAATGTCGCCCAACTTAAGTTTAACGAAAGCTATCCTTTATTATATTTAAACAGCGCTAGACTTAATCTCGATGAAGCCATTAACACCCCTGCAGATCAACTTGTTAAGTACAATCAGCAATTAGGAATGCCTTTTAAGGCTGCTATAGGACTCCGCTTTTTAAACGATTACTTAGGAGATGACAGTCTGGAAAAATCGATTAGGGCCTTTTATTTAGAAAACCAACAAGGACGTACGAAGGCTTCTGTTTTCAGACATATACTGGATAAAAATGCGTCTAAAAATACCGACTGGTTTTTTGATGACTATATCACCACTCATAAAAGGCTGGATTGGAAAATCAATCAAGTTAAAAAGACAGCCGATTCCGTATTCTTTAGAATAAAAAACAAATCCCAACTCCAGATTCCAGTACCCGTCTATTTACTGGATAAAGATAGTATTATTACTAAGAAATGGATTGAAGGAGTCAAGGAAGATAGTTTGATTTCGCTTCCGCGAAAGCGTGCTAATAGGATAGCCATCAACTATGAACAACTAATTGCAGAATTTAATCCTCGTGATAATTATAAAACATTAAAAGGTTTTCCTTCTTTAAACAGACCTTTAGAATTTAGGTTGTTCAAGGATGTGGAAGACCCAGAGCGATCACAAGTATTTTTAATGCCTGACGTAGAGTTTAATATTTATGACGGACTTACGCTGGGAACTCGTTTTTACAATGGTAATTTACTCCCTAAACCTGCACGCTACAGTATCAAACCTGGTTATGGAACTAATTCTAATAGACTGGTTGGCTCTATAAGTTTTGGGTATGCCCATCCCGTACAGAACCGTGACGAACGTTTATACGAAGTGAAGTACGGAGTAAGTGCCAACACATTTTCCTATGCTGACGACTTATTGTACCGACGTGCAAGTGGCTGGCTACAATTTAACTACAGGCCAAAAGACTTGCGCAAAAATAAAAGACAAAGTCTTAGCTTTAGAAATATATATGTAGATCGCGACCGTGATCCATTAAACTCTGTAAATGAACCCGACTATAATGTCTTTTCTATAAATTATTCACAATCTGATGATAATCTCAAACGCGTTTTTAATTACCATATAGGTACTGAAGTATCAAGTAACTTTACTAAAGCCACCTATAGATTGCGATGGCGCAAATTATTTAAAGATAACAGACAGTTAGATTTCAGAGTTTTTGGTGGTGCATTTCTAACGAACAATTCTCAGGCGAGTGGCAACTTTTTTTCCTTTGCATTGGATCGTCCAACAGATTATTTATTTGATTATAATTATTATGGTAGATCAGAAGACAGCGGTCTTTTTTCACAACAGCTAGTCGTTGCCGAAGGAGGTTTTAAATCCCAACTAGAGCCTGCTTTTGCAAATGAATGGATAACCACTGCAAACGCTTCATACAGTATATGGAATTATATTCATGCTTATGGAGATATAGGTTTTGTAAAAAACAAAGGTCGCGATGCAAAATTTGTTTATGATTCTGGTATAAGATTGAACTTTTTACAGGATTATTTTGAACTTTATTTCCCCATATACAGCAATAATGGATGGGAAATAGCACAAGATAATTACGATGAAAAAATACGTTTTATTGTCACTTTGGATATCAACACTTTTGTAAAACTTTTTACCAGGCGTTGGTACTAGCTTTGCCTTTGTAATTCGCAGGTTAAAAACGTACCTTTGCTATAATGGAAAAAGTAATGCAAAACTCAGTAAAAGAATCGCAACAACTAGCTAAAGAAGACTTCAAAGAAGAACTTATTAAGGATTACAAAATTGCTGTTACCAGTAGAGAATGCAGTCTGTTAGGGCGTCGTGAAGTTCTTACCGGTAAAGCAAAGTTCGGAATTTTCGGAGACGGAAAAGAGCTGCCGCAATTAGCTTGGGCAAGATCCTTTGAAAATGGGGATTTTAGAAGTGGTTATTATCGCGATCAGACATTTATGATGGCCATAGGAGAACTTACTATACAACAGTTTTTTGCAGGACTCTACGGTAATACCGACATTAATGAGGAGCCTATGAGTGCTGGACGTCAGATGGGAGGCCATTTTTCTACACACAGCTTAAATGAAGATGGAACCTGGAAAAGACTGATAGATCAGAAGAACTCCAGTGCAGACATCTCTCCTACCGCTGGACAAATGCCTAGATTATTAGGTCTTGCACAAGCATCTAAAGTATACCGACACAACAACCTTATTGCAGAAGATAACGGTTTCTCTAACAAAGGAAATGAAGTTGCTTGGGGAACTATAGGTAATGCCAGTACAAGTGAAGGTCATTTCTGGGAAACTTTTAATGCTGCGGGTGTACTTCAAGTACCTATGGTCATTAGTGTTTGGGATGATGATTACGGTATTTCTGTCCACGCCAAACACCAGACCACTAAAGAAAGCATCAGTAAAATTCAAGCTGGTTTTCAAAGAGATGAAGAACACGATGGTTATGAAATCATTGTGGTTAAAGGTTGGGACTATGTTGCCCTCGTTGAGGCTTATGAAAAAGCCAGTAAAATTGCTAGAGAAGAGCACGTACCTGTTTTAATTCACGTAGAAGAACTTACACAACCACAAGGTCACAGTACTAGTGGTTCTCATGAACGATATAAAGATGAAGACCGCCTAAATTGGGAACGTCAATATGACTGTAATGTTCAATTTAGAAAATGGTTACTCGACAAGGATTTTGCTACAGAAGAAGAGCTTTCTGAAATAGAAAAAGTCATAAAAAAAGAAGTAAGAGAAGGAAAAAAGGCCGCATGGAATGCCTACCTAAACCCTATTCTTAAAGAGCGCAATGAAGCTATTGAACTCATTAATGCCGTAGCAGCAGTTTCAGAAAATGCTGTTTTTATAAAACCACTTTCCTCAAAATTGGAGAAAGAAAATGAGCTGTACCGCAAAGATATTTTAGAGGCTGTGAGAAAAACTTTAAGGTTTACTCTTAAAGAAAACCACGCTTCTATTACGGCACTGCATACATGGTTGACCAAAAACAAGACAAAAAACCAACAAATATTCAGTAGCTTTTTATTTAGCGAGTCTAAAAGCGCCGCTATAAATATAGCTGCCGTTGCCCCTATTTATAACGACACTAGTGAAGAAGTAGATGCGCGAGTTATTATGCGCGATAACTTTGATGCTTTATTTGACGCACATCCAGAAATCATGGTATTTGGTGAAGATGCCGGGAAAATAGGCGATGTCAACCAAGGTCTTGAAGGCATGCAAGACAAGTATGGTGAGCTACGAGTTTCTGACACAGGAATTAGAGAAGCTACTATATTAGGTCAAGGAATAGGTCTTGCCATGAGAGGCTTACGTCCTATTGCCGAGATTCAATACCTGGACTATTTACTTTATTGCTTGCAATTAATGAGTGATGATCTGGCTACTCTACAGTATCGAAGTGCAGGAAAACAAAAAGCTCCTGTGATTATTAGAACAAGAGGTCACAGACTGGAAGGAATATGGCATAGCGGCTCACAAATGGGCGGAATTATTAATCTTGTAAGAGGTATACACGTGCTGGTACCTAGAAATATGACACAAGCAGCAGGATTTTACAACACGCTTATGGCAAGCGATGAGCCGGCGCTGATTGTAGAATGTTTAAACGGTTATAGACTTAAAGAAAAACTGCCGGCAAATCTTGGCAAATTTAGAACTGCACTAGGAAAAGTAGAAACCTTAAGGGAAGGAACCGACATAACACTGGTTTCTTATGGCTCTACCCTAAGACTTGTGGATCAAGCGGCTACTGAATTAGAACGAGCTGGAATAAGCGTAGAGATTATTGATGTTCAATCGCTTTTACCTTTTGATTTAGATCACGAAATACTAGAAAGTGTTAAAAAAACCAATAGATTGCTTGTCATAGACGAGGATGTACCTGGAGGAGCAAGTGCTTATATTTTACATAAAACTGTAGACACGCAACATGCATGGCCGCATCTGGATAGCAAACCACAGTGTCTTACGGCACAACCTCACAGACCTGCATATGGTAGTGATGGCGATTACTTTTCTAAGCCTAGTGCAGATGATATTTTTGATAAGGTGTATGAAATAATGCATGAAGTAAATCCTTCTAAATTCCCGAAGCACAGATAGGAATATGAGTAAAGATGACAAGCATATTTCCAGTAAATGGAGGCGTAAAATTCATGAAGTCATTTATGAAGCAGACACCTCTGCTGGTAAGCTCTTTGATATTGTTCTCTTAGTAATCATCATCATCAGCCTGGTATTAGTGATGGTGGAAAGCGTACCGAATTTAGGAGCAAAATATGCGGAGGAATTTATCCTTGCAGAGTGGATCATTACCATCTTCTTTACCATAGAGTACGCCCTCAGAATCATATCTATTAATAAACCGGCTAAATACATTTTCAGTTTTTTCGGTATTATCGACTTATTATCTACCATACCGCTGTATCTCACATTTTTCTTTGGCGGTCTGAATGCCTTGCTAGCTGTGAGGTCTTTAAGATTACTTAGAATTTTCAGAATTTTGAAGATCACACGTTATATAGGTGAGGCAGACAAACTGACTAAAGCTATTAAATCCAGCGGCCCTAAAATTGCTGTTTTCTTATTTGCCGTATTGGTCGTTTCCATCATCATGGGAACAGTGATGTATCTCGTAGAAGGTCCAGAAAGTGGTTTTGTTAGTATCCCAGCATCTATTTACTGGTGTATTGTGACACTGACCACAGTAGGTTTTGGAGATATTGCACCAGTAACACCATTCGGACAGTTTCTAGCTACTATAATCATGATCATGGGTTATGGAATCATAGCCGTTCCAACAGGAATCGTTAGTGCTGAGTACTCTCAGGGTAAGAAAAAAGAAGACACTCCTCCAGAAGCTACTAATTACCATCATGTCAATACACAAACGTGTCAAAATTGTCATTCCGCAAAACATCAAGACGGTTCTCACTTTTGCCATAACTGTGGAAATCCCTTAGATGACTAAGAAAACTCTTTTATGTATTGTTGGCCCTACTGGTATAGGAAAGACAGCTTTGAGTATCGCTTTCGCGAAAGCTTATAACACTTCCATTATCTCGTCAGATTCCAGACAGTTTTATAAAGAAATGACTATTGGGACAGCTGTTCCAGAAAAAGAAGAGCTGGAGGCGGCACCACATT of Nonlabens sp. Ci31 contains these proteins:
- a CDS encoding aminopeptidase yields the protein MIKKLALLLLLFSSFLHAQHKTQIIAHLDSDKDVLTINQKLEIYNNSDVTWDHIMLLDWANAFSSNQTPLATRFAEDFKNRFQFAIDEDRGSTTFTATDSLTNDYRLERLKGHQDIIKLYFKKPLPAGATREVEINYAVKIPEDDFTGYGKSSNGEYSLKYWYLHPAPFIEGKWDYYSHKDLDDFYGAPMDFSVSLHLPVTHRAISSLTTGLETKQTQRNSYLFTGEQLDAAVLHLVRNTDAFKTYSVPGINVITDIEDLDVPLEMKVIFNDRIASFLQSRLGSFPEKDLFVSDRYYRENPVYGLSSLPSFINPFPAGFTYEIKMLKTLSRKWVERGIHVNPREEAWVKQSIMIYLMMEYQQLYYPDLKIGGKLSDVWGIRGFNVAQLKFNESYPLLYLNSARLNLDEAINTPADQLVKYNQQLGMPFKAAIGLRFLNDYLGDDSLEKSIRAFYLENQQGRTKASVFRHILDKNASKNTDWFFDDYITTHKRLDWKINQVKKTADSVFFRIKNKSQLQIPVPVYLLDKDSIITKKWIEGVKEDSLISLPRKRANRIAINYEQLIAEFNPRDNYKTLKGFPSLNRPLEFRLFKDVEDPERSQVFLMPDVEFNIYDGLTLGTRFYNGNLLPKPARYSIKPGYGTNSNRLVGSISFGYAHPVQNRDERLYEVKYGVSANTFSYADDLLYRRASGWLQFNYRPKDLRKNKRQSLSFRNIYVDRDRDPLNSVNEPDYNVFSINYSQSDDNLKRVFNYHIGTEVSSNFTKATYRLRWRKLFKDNRQLDFRVFGGAFLTNNSQASGNFFSFALDRPTDYLFDYNYYGRSEDSGLFSQQLVVAEGGFKSQLEPAFANEWITTANASYSIWNYIHAYGDIGFVKNKGRDAKFVYDSGIRLNFLQDYFELYFPIYSNNGWEIAQDNYDEKIRFIVTLDINTFVKLFTRRWY
- a CDS encoding thiamine pyrophosphate-dependent enzyme is translated as MQNSVKESQQLAKEDFKEELIKDYKIAVTSRECSLLGRREVLTGKAKFGIFGDGKELPQLAWARSFENGDFRSGYYRDQTFMMAIGELTIQQFFAGLYGNTDINEEPMSAGRQMGGHFSTHSLNEDGTWKRLIDQKNSSADISPTAGQMPRLLGLAQASKVYRHNNLIAEDNGFSNKGNEVAWGTIGNASTSEGHFWETFNAAGVLQVPMVISVWDDDYGISVHAKHQTTKESISKIQAGFQRDEEHDGYEIIVVKGWDYVALVEAYEKASKIAREEHVPVLIHVEELTQPQGHSTSGSHERYKDEDRLNWERQYDCNVQFRKWLLDKDFATEEELSEIEKVIKKEVREGKKAAWNAYLNPILKERNEAIELINAVAAVSENAVFIKPLSSKLEKENELYRKDILEAVRKTLRFTLKENHASITALHTWLTKNKTKNQQIFSSFLFSESKSAAINIAAVAPIYNDTSEEVDARVIMRDNFDALFDAHPEIMVFGEDAGKIGDVNQGLEGMQDKYGELRVSDTGIREATILGQGIGLAMRGLRPIAEIQYLDYLLYCLQLMSDDLATLQYRSAGKQKAPVIIRTRGHRLEGIWHSGSQMGGIINLVRGIHVLVPRNMTQAAGFYNTLMASDEPALIVECLNGYRLKEKLPANLGKFRTALGKVETLREGTDITLVSYGSTLRLVDQAATELERAGISVEIIDVQSLLPFDLDHEILESVKKTNRLLVIDEDVPGGASAYILHKTVDTQHAWPHLDSKPQCLTAQPHRPAYGSDGDYFSKPSADDIFDKVYEIMHEVNPSKFPKHR
- a CDS encoding ion transporter translates to MSKDDKHISSKWRRKIHEVIYEADTSAGKLFDIVLLVIIIISLVLVMVESVPNLGAKYAEEFILAEWIITIFFTIEYALRIISINKPAKYIFSFFGIIDLLSTIPLYLTFFFGGLNALLAVRSLRLLRIFRILKITRYIGEADKLTKAIKSSGPKIAVFLFAVLVVSIIMGTVMYLVEGPESGFVSIPASIYWCIVTLTTVGFGDIAPVTPFGQFLATIIMIMGYGIIAVPTGIVSAEYSQGKKKEDTPPEATNYHHVNTQTCQNCHSAKHQDGSHFCHNCGNPLDD